The Colletotrichum destructivum chromosome 7, complete sequence genome contains the following window.
TCTCACCCTTCTCCCCGACATATAGACCGGACGAAGGGTGGCCTGTGTCTGCTTAGATAAGCGCGAGTTTGACGATTTAAAAGGCGCCTTAACCGCCTCCAGCCAACAAACCCATCCAAGCAACCAATCACTTGCCATCCCCCAACAACCCCCCAACACGCACCCCCATcacctctccatctccatctctccatctccgacttcgccccccccccccccccccccccatccctcgGGCCGTTCAGGTACAAAGCAAGGCAGTAGGAAGATCTCTCACCAGTcccaacacacacacacacacacacacacacacacaccatgAGGAGCAAgggttcgtcgtcggccgtcCTCTCGCGTGATGCCAACCAGTCGTCATACCCTTACAACCTCGGCACGTTTCATCGGTCTGTGAGCACGACCAGCACAGATGCCCAGATCTGGTTCAGTCGCGGCCTGACCTGGGCGTATGCCTTCAACCACGAGGAGTCGGCGAGGTGCTTCCAGAAAGCCATCGATCATGACCCCTTCTGCGCCATGGCCTACTGGGGCCTCGCCTTCGTCCTGGGGCCCAACTACAACAAGCCGTGGAAGGTGTTTGACGGACACGACCTGGCCGAGACCACCAGGCGCGCACACCACACTATCATGCAGGCAAAGGGCCACTCGGCCAAGGCGACCCCCGTCGAGAGCGccctcatcgacgccctcatcCGCCGCTATCCGCAGGAGACGCCCGCCGAGGACTGTTCCCAGTGGAATCAGGACTACGCCCAGGCCATGGACTCGGTGATGCGGGCCTAtcccgacgacctcgacgtcgtcgccctctgGACCGACGCCACCATGAACGTCACGCCGTGGAACCTGTGGAACTACAAGACCGGGAAGCCCACCCCCGGCGCCAGGACCCTGGAGATCAAGGACGTCATGGACCGCACCTTCAGGCTGAGGGGCTCTCTGCAGCACCCGGGCCTCCTCCACCTGTACATCCACCTCATGGAGATGTCGCCCACTCCCGAGGCCGCTCTCACCATAGCCGACAACCtgcgcggcctcgtcccggacgccggccacctcgagCACATGCCCACCCACCTCGACATCATCTGCGGCCAGTACCGCCGTGCCATCGCCTCCAACTCGgacgccatccgcgccgACTCCAAGTTCCTCGCCCGCGAGGGCCCCCTCAACTTCTACACCCTGTACCGCTCGCACGACTTCCACTTCCGCCTGTACGGCGCCATGCTGTGCGGCCAGTCCAAGGTCGCCCTCGAGACGGTCCGGGAGCTCGAGTCCACCATCTCGGAGGATCTCCTGCGCGTCGAGTCGCCGCCCATGGCCGACTGGCTGGAGGGCTTCCTCGGCATGCGCATGCACGCCCTCATCCGCTTCGGCCGTTGGGACGACATTCACGCCCTCGAGCTGCCCCGGGACCCCAAGCTCTACTGCGCCACGACGGCCATGACACACTACGCCAAGGGCGTCGCCTTGGCCGTGCAGGGCAGGACAGGggaggccgagcaggagcGGCGCCTgttcgccgaggccctcgagcggCTACCCTCGTCGCGCGCCGTCTTCAACAACACCTGCCAGGAGATCCTGGCCATCGGCGAGGCGATGCTggacggcgagctggccTACCGGAAGGGGGACTACGACACCGCCTTCGCGCACCTCCGCAAGGCGGTCGAGAGGGACGACGCCCTCCCCTACGACGAGCCCTGGGGCTGGATGCAGCCGGCGCGgcacgccctcggcgcgctgctgctcgagcagggccgcgtcgaggaggcggcggccgtctacagcgccgacctcggcatcgacgagtcCCTGCCGCGGGCCCAGCGCCACCCCAACAACGTCTGGGCCCTCCACGGCCTGTACGAGTGCCTGGTGAagctcggccgcgacgaTGAGGCCAGGATCCTCAAGCCCCAGCTGAAcctggccctggccgtcgccgacgtgccCATCAAGTCGTCGTGCTTCTGCCGCCTGAGGACGGTCGATTGACAGACACGGTCGCTGAGGCCGCCGTCCCAGCGCGGCGGTAGCCTCGGCGACCCTCGGGAACCACGAGCCAAGTTATGACACTTGGCTTTCTGGGGGTGGTgatggaggtggtggtggtggggggaCGCTCAGTGGTGACGGAGCATTGGATGGTGATGTAAGGGAACCATACACTGATGGAGAGTATAGTGAGTAGCAATCAGGGGATGGGAGGGTTGGGAGGGGTGTTGGAAGCAAGACATCGGCGGCGGGATGCATACGGCAAACGACTTACAATCGAAACCAGCGGGCTCGTTCTCAGGTTTGAGTGACTTTTGGTGTCTTTGGTGCTTTCTAGGGAGATGCTTGGCAGCTTGTTCGATTCAATGAGCATAGTTAATAAACGCAGCCTGGCTTTTTTGGAATCATTGAAAAATCAAACCAGCACTTTGACGATGAGACGACCTACGTGCGCTCCTGGTGTATCAACATATTTGTAGCAGAGGATTGACCAGCTTAACATCATCTAGATTAACCCTAATTctgaaagaaaaaaacacaaGAAGGTATTGTGTTTATGG
Protein-coding sequences here:
- a CDS encoding Putative tetratricopeptide-like helical domain superfamily, yielding MRSKGSSSAVLSRDANQSSYPYNLGTFHRSVSTTSTDAQIWFSRGLTWAYAFNHEESARCFQKAIDHDPFCAMAYWGLAFVLGPNYNKPWKVFDGHDLAETTRRAHHTIMQAKGHSAKATPVESALIDALIRRYPQETPAEDCSQWNQDYAQAMDSVMRAYPDDLDVVALWTDATMNVTPWNLWNYKTGKPTPGARTLEIKDVMDRTFRLRGSLQHPGLLHLYIHLMEMSPTPEAALTIADNLRGLVPDAGHLEHMPTHLDIICGQYRRAIASNSDAIRADSKFLAREGPLNFYTLYRSHDFHFRLYGAMLCGQSKVALETVRELESTISEDLLRVESPPMADWLEGFLGMRMHALIRFGRWDDIHALELPRDPKLYCATTAMTHYAKGVALAVQGRTGEAEQERRLFAEALERLPSSRAVFNNTCQEILAIGEAMLDGELAYRKGDYDTAFAHLRKAVERDDALPYDEPWGWMQPARHALGALLLEQGRVEEAAAVYSADLGIDESLPRAQRHPNNVWALHGLYECLVKLGRDDEARILKPQLNLALAVADVPIKSSCFCRLRTVD